The Punica granatum isolate Tunisia-2019 chromosome 4, ASM765513v2, whole genome shotgun sequence sequence GAGGCATAAAAGGACACCGACTCGAGGGGGGATTCACTGCGAGCGAGGCAGCGGATCAGGTTATTGGCGGCAAAAACAGATGGTCGGGGGAGGGACCGGAAGACGGAGAGAGGGTAGCGAGCCGGCGGGGTTGACTGGGcgagggagaggaggaggaggagccgGCCGATGACATTGGCGTCGGCGGCATGTCCCGAGAGGACGAGTCGGACATGGGACTGCTTGATTTGGGGGAGCGAAGGTTTTGGCGGGAGAGATGAGGGAAGGGCCGTTGGTTTTGGTCTTCTTCGGAACATAGCATTTGATCACCCCAATCCCAACATAGCTGTGACAATCACTCACCATATGTTCTACATGAGAAATTATTACGTAGACTTAGATCGCTACATTAGAAATGGACTAATCAAATAAGAGAATTATACTTGTTACTAAATCAAAAGACGACACATTCATTATTTTAGAAAGAGTTCAAATCTTcgcaatttcaaaaatttgcTCCTGCTCGCTCTTGCTCTACCATCTTTTTTCTGCAGTTGTCGACTGCCGTCACATGTCCCTCCCCCATCACTCACTCTCCATCCCCTCATCACTCTTTCTCTTCCATCTCTCTCCTTCATCTCCTCCCTGTAGTTGTCGACCGCCGTCACATGCCCCTCCCACCGTCAGGCTCCCTTCCCTCGGCCACCTATCTCGAATTTATCTTGGACTCAAGGTTCTTTCGACCTCGATTTTTGCGCTTTCCTCGCCGGAGGGAATCAAGGTCGAAGGAAGCCTGAGCTTGTCGTAAATTCGAGGAGGAAGCTGAACCCCTTTTTAGTGGCAGAGTAGAAAGGAGACAAGTGTGCTTCCTAGACACATAGAGttcgagaggagaggggtgTGATGTTATGGCTATGCGAGCTAATACTGGATTGCCAAACAATCTGCATCAACCTTCGAGCTTAGacaaattcattcaatttgaATATAAGTAATAATTTCTTGTTATGCATCATATTTTGTTCATGTCCTTTTGGATTGGATCAAATAAGCATCGATCGGTTGAAACCCGGTTCAGGTATCAAAACAAGTGCTAATTGTCATTTTCAGGTTCCGGCCGGCGACCGATGGATGACGATTCTTTTCCAGAAACGACAGTCAGAGTGCCGGACTCAAACACTCTCAAAAGACCAACTCTAAGCTCATAAATCAGTAAGAGCAGGTGAATGTGGCATTTATTCGTTTGTTTCAACCTCgacatactttttctttgtttcgGCGTGTGTCCGTCTGGGCATGGTAGACTCGGCCAAGACGCggtttgatatatatatgtagactAATTCCAAGTACAACCCTTCAATTAGTCGGATTCCTTTAATATGCCCCTAGCGATGATCTTACTCAGTTAGACTACAACTTCAGCTATCGAAGGCTGGCTCTTGGGACCGTCCTCGAGGCAATGGCATCCAAGGTTCCACATCGAGACCCGTATGGGCATATTTGACTTATTAGCTGCAGGACCCTCTCTTGTCAAGCCGAAATCCGATATTTTTGGCATTATAATCCTGCAGCAACACAAACTCATCAGATTTGTAACTCGCCATTATTACTATGTAGTGTGTACTGCTAATATGAACCACAGAATACAAACTAAATCAATGTGGCCCTTCCTAATCACTGCAGATTGGGGGCTGTGGACTGATAAAATTGGAATTAAGACAGTCCCGTGCATGTTGAGCAAGAtagacagagagagaaagagagagagatcgagGGCAGTCTAATCTCTTTAATTTCCTACATGGCGATCGACAATCTCATCACAAGAACTACCAAGGAGATCGACAATCTTGTCACAGGTACTAGCAAGAAACCTCTCCCTTTCACCACTGACCGGACCGGACGGAATCTCATGGGTTCTTATCTTCGGAATCCGTTGCTAGCCATTTTGGAAGTGGCGGTTTAAGGAGATATTCGACCCTTAATTCACTCGCCCTTGTGCAGAAGCAGGTATAATCTTCGAGGTGGTTAGGCATTTCGCTAGTGCAAACGTACTTGATGAGGATCGGAGACGTCAGGTTCTCAAGAAATTCTTATGTCTTACGGATATAAGAATTATTGGATGATCTATAATTGGATATTATTTGAGGTGCATTTACTCTAAATATTACTATTTGTATCAAGATTAATGATGGGGTCATTAGTGTGATATTGATTTCCATGatgattctttttctttatttgttatcatatatacacacatactatactattataaagttttttttgggattttttgggtgaacttTCTCTTTggttaaaaattatgatttatacaatatataataaaaatcgacaaaaggggaaaaaatggAATCACGTTTTATCCGATGTAACGCACAAGTCCCACGATTAGTGtataaaaaaacaaagttCCAAGCTAAATTCTCATACTGcaacatcatcaaaaatataaaacgaaACTTCCTCACGTCGCACAACCTCACTtatgaattaagaaaatttttgtatattttatcattaattatgcagTAGAATTTACAgactaaaaaatattatattttgaaatattagatatatgatgaaatatatactaaaaaatttgatatacAATGAAAAGATAACATACAAATCTtatattataagaatataaattGGAGAATGACACTGTAAATCCTATAAGTTTGTTGTTCATGCAATTTTGGTTCTATAAGTTTCACGCACGGCAAATTAGTCCTATATGTTAGGTTCGTAAGGCAATTTTAGTCCATTCCGTGACTAATTGTTAATCGTGCTGACATGAGCACTAATGTTGTTAACTTTGTTCACATGACAATTCgtgattggaaaaaaaatttaaaatatgtaaattttggaaaaaaattttaaaaagtaaaacccTAGCCCTTGACGGCTAGGGTGTTATTGGGTGCCAACGACCTCGTTGGAGGTGAGGGGTTGTTGGAAGGGTCCCCCTCTTCTCGGTGAGGTTGCCAGCTATCCAGAAGGAGTTGGCGACCTCGTTGGAGCTGAAAGGTGGCCAGAAGATGCTCCTCTAACCCTCGACAACACCCTAGCTCGTCAAGGGTTGGGTTTTAGAATATTTCCGGCCACCCCTCTTCTCGGTGAGGTTGCCAGTTGTCCAGAAGGAGCCGACGACCTCGCTGGAGCTGAAGGGTGGCTAGAAGGTGCTCCTCTAACCCTCGACAACACCCTAGCTCGTCAAGGGTTGGGGTTTGAGTTTtagttttagtttttttttttaaaatttgtatatttttatttttttcagtcaATTACGAATTGTCACGTGGACAAAGTTAATCGTGTTAGTGTTCATGTCAACACCGGTTAACGGAATAGTCATGAAATGGACAAAAATTACCTTACAAACCAAACATATAGACTGATTTACTATGTATGaaacttataggactaaaatTGCCCGGACAACAAACGTATAAGACTTGCAATTTAATTCTCCCGAATATAAGTAAATTTATGGGTGTCGCTTGATGCAAGTGTGTTACGTTATAgtactatatatttatatataatggaatctatacatataatcctcattttataaatatatatatatatcatatattgagATTTAGTCTACTATTACCGATTATATATAAGTCGCATACATCTATAGTGCAActtagatattatttcttgagataaaatttttattacatTTGATTTTTTACATTTGATAGGAAATGTCCTTATTAATCAGTATAACATTTGCACTATATATAGTGTACGCGTTTATTCAATATACTAAACACTAATATCTTACATTAATTTGGTCGAATCATAAGACTTCACTAGTTTTTCACTGATTTCTGATTGATTTGCTACCCCAGGTGGCAGTGCTGCCGTGTTGGCACAGCTCCGCTGAAGACTTTCTTCTGATTGGTCTGCTACTCCTCTAGATGGCAGTGCTGACGTGGCGGCACTGCTCCGCTGAAGACTTTCTTCTGATTGGTTTGCTACTCCTCCAAGTGGCAGTGCTGACGTGATGTCACCGCTCCTCCGCTGAAGACTTTCTCCCGTAACCTGAGCCCTGTCAACTGACTGGCTGCCTCCACCACGGCCAACCGGAGGGTCGTGGTTATGCTTCCCTTCGTAAGTCGTGATCACGGCCCTCATATCGTGAGCTGCTCTCTCCACGAGTTTCCTCACGGGGCAGCCAGCGTACGTGCACTTGTAGTAGCTCCTGCAGGCAAAAAAATCCGAGTGGCCAGAGGGCAAGTTAGAAATCTAAATGAAAAATCTTTTGGATTTGCAAGGAATTCCTAAAAAACCGAATCGAAGGGTCGGAAATTTGGTCACCTTGGGTTAGGGTTTCCTTTGACAACTTTCTGCCCATATTTTCTCCATCTATACCCATCATCCAGGATGTCGATTTCGCTCGTCGTTTGGACCACGATTCTGGGTTCCTTCACAGCACCCGAAACGTTTATATATTCATTCGCGTCCTTCCTGGCAAACAATCCACAGAAACATAAAACATGTGAACAAATAATCGTAAAGAACTGTTCGTATGTTTTGTTTATACAAACTGGGGAAATTCATAAACAATTGTTAGGTGTCTCACCATCTCTTGGCCTCGGATTCGCTTTCACTGTCATCTCCAACTGAATTACTCACTTGTTCAAACTCCTCGTTGCCCATCAAGACCGAAGAATCCTCTTGCACGGTGACCGACTGATCAGAGAACTCAGAACTTGTATGAGCATGGGCTTGAATCGCCTGAGATCCCTTCCTTCTAGTTGACTGAGGCTTGGGATGGTTATGAGTCCCCTTATACACTATCTCCGTAATCTGCCCATCTTCTGAGGACCTTTCAACCTTCTTCTTTGTCGAGCAATTCGGGTATGTGCACTTGTAGTAACTCCGGGGGTTCTTCCCTTTCACTTGTTTCTGCCCGTACTTCCTCCAGTTGTACCCGTCATCCGATTCCTTGTTAGATTTCAAGGGAAAATGTATCTCCGTGTCATCACAATTCTATTACATAAATTTCACACTTTCCGATAACTTAGACGATCTTAAAAAATAGTTAGGATTTCAGGAAATTGTCTTTCAACTTGCACGATAACATTGAAACCTTCTAAACTCATTTTCACTTTCTCAATGACAGGGCAAAGAAACAACCATATGTTACGCATTAGATACAATCAAGGTCCACAGAGATGCAGGATATAAGAGTATATTTCAAAGAGGAAAAAAGTTGATTTAATTAGGGACTGACCTCGACATTGCTGACTatggactttgcatccggaaCTGGTGGCTGTAGAGAATGCTCTGCAAGGCGAGGCAGCAAGGATGACACGGATGTCAATCTCTGTTGCTGAGAAGCCTGACAGAAACAAAAAACAAGCATCTCAAAATTCTTCCTTAGTAATTGCTTGTCTGAGTATGGAAAAAGGTAGAGGTAAATGCTAGAGAGTTGAATCATCAAAATTTACTAGCAATTGACAGTAAATTTCATCTTTCATAAGATGGCTATCATGTATTTACCCTGATATGGGTGATCTTCACCGGCAATTGGGATGACAGCCGAATATTTTCCTCCATTATCCCTTGCGAGCTCTGGCTTGGTTCGGCATCACCTTCAATCGACTTCTCTTCTGAACCTCTGCTTTGACTAATCTCCTTTTGAACAGACTTCCCTTTTGAGCTGTCACCTTCAACAGACTTGCCTTCCAAGCTCTCAAAAGATGATATAATGCTTAGCGTGAGTGATTCCTCTTCTGTTCCCACCCAAAAGAAGAATAAACTGCAGGTGTTAgctaaatcaaggatacgacttCAGAACATACAGCAGAGGCAGAAGCAGCACAGCAAAAACACTGATGCGAAGAAACGAATTTTTAGATTGAACTGGAACAGAACCCCAGAGCAAGCAGAAGAAGTGAAGAAACAATAGTAggaaaattcaagaaatagCTAGAACAAGAAAGAACCCGCAACGCAAGATACGAATGATGCTGGATACTGGACATTTAGGAGAAGACCATGGAAATTCCAATTGAAATGGAATCTCCTTTCGTCTCTTCCGGTGGTGGAATTGAGCTAAACTACAAATTGCAAGGAAGCTCAAGCTTTTCAGATGGATTATTTCTCACAATCACACTTTTTCAAAAACTTCCAGGCACAGCATTCTTATTGACATCCTAACAAACTTGGTTTTGACTTTTTCTGGTAAAATAATTGGGTAATAAAGAGATTTAACTTGCAACAAATGCAAGGAACATATCACAGGAGAAACAGACAAGCATAAAATccaggaaaaagaaatactATTCTTCCCACCAAATGCTCtaaccttttatttttgtcgAATGTTTATTGCCCACTTCTTCTATTGAGAAACTCAACATTGGGCAATAGCAGAGGCTAATCAGTTCCAGGTCTGGTGCCATGCGCAATCCATGAGAGATGCTCACTAGTCGAGGCAAATAATGCAGTGACATCTTCTTCAACTTGGGTAGGAAACAAGAGTTCTCATACGCGGTAGAGTCTTCACAGGTCACCAAACTCGTGACAACATCACAGTCTTCAACAGTCAGCTCTTCTAAGTTAGAGAGATCGCCAAGTGATTCCGGTGTGAAAATAATGGCCAGCTGTGGACATGTTTGCAAGGTCAAGTATTTGAGATTACAAAAGCATTTTCTGTATGGTCctgtgaatattttttttaagctcTTCATGTAATATACATAGAGAAATTCGAGAGATCCAAGACTATGCCCAGCAAAGGTGTATTCGGATACTATCTCGCTATTGCTCTCTTCCTCGGAGAAATCAAACCCATCAAGGAGGTAGCGAACCTCATTGCACTCTCCAATGATACAACACTTCAGTTGCTGCATATTCTCTATCCCAAATTCAGATAGCTTAGTCGCAGTAGCGTGGCGATCCAAGAAAAAAGCAGTTGCATGGTGGAGCACCTTCTTAATATCAGTGGGGGCACCCACGCCATTTACGTACTTGAGGCATCTGTCCCACTGTTCGAGCTCATACTGAAGATCCTGAGGGAATCGGGACATGATGCGATTTGCATGATGGCCCACGGTAAACTTGAAACAATCAATTGGCATACTGTACAGATTGAAGTTCATGAGATGCTCCACATACGGGACGTATAGCTTAAGTGTGTTTAGCATCCTCAAGCCACAAATTTCGTCGAAAATAGCTTTTATAGATCTTTCCCACCTCTCATCCTCTGGATCCACATCAATACTCAATTCTTCTAGCTTAGATAAAGCAGAAATAGTCCCTTCAGGAAACAACACATTTGATTCACTCTCGTTCCTTTCAGACTTAATGTCACCACAGAATGACAGTTCCAGGCATCCAAGGTTGGTTAGTTTCACAACCTCCTCCGGTAGATTAATTATCTCTGTCCCATGAAGATCTAGTACCTCCAGCTGTTTGAGTTCCCCAATTTTTGGAGGCAAAACTGTGAGGAGCTCACAATGGTTTAGAAAAAGTTTTTTGAGGGAAAATAACTGGAAGAAAGATTCAGGCAATGTCTTGATACGAGTTCTGGATAAGTTCAGTACTTGGAGAGCAGGCATATACTCAAAAAAGGAGGTAGGAATCGTTCTGAGTTTACAGTTCCTGTGCAGGTATAGTGCTTTGAGTGTCTGGCACCTTGGGCCTTCAGGTAGCTCAGTTACTTGACTCTGCATTAAGTAAATCTCTTCGGCACTCAGCCACTTCTCGGGCGTTGGTGCTTCAGTCCATTTTAAACCCGCTTGCATGAGGATAGTACCCCGATCTTCTACCTGAGTGCCTAAATTCATCGCCTGAGATTGGGATGTTGACCCATAACTCCTCACAACTTTCTGTACCTTTTCAACTGTCTTAAGACCACCAACAAGACTCGATGTGCCTGCACGGAGAAACACATTATATCTGCTTTTGGCTTCAATATAGAATTATCATTGGTCATATCTGACTGATAATCGGCAACCTCAAATGTCCAAGAAATACATTGTTCATGCTGAGATAAGACAGCTCATATGACTCTCCTGAAGAAGCATCACTCGTAACTATATATTGCAGTTACTCGTCAGGATTTCTGCCTGTCTTACGGTACAGTGAGAACTCAGCACCTCAATCTCTGGTTGCTCTACATGTTCCTTAATACACAGTTCACACAATGGAAGCTGCAAAGCATGTTAGCTATGCAAGCCACTGTAGAATTCTGAAACTTTTTGAGTTTTGTCTATCAAAATTTCGACTAAGGAAACAAAGCACAGAAGTAGATGAGCAGATATTGATGTGAAATCTctcaaaattgaattttggaCTAGTTCATGAAGCTAAATCAATGGacaaaaaacacaaaaacaTGTTAATATTAGAAAAAGTTTCACCTTTTCAAATATTAGTAAACcttatttaaagaaatatgTGTTCTTTTTTCAGCGAAATCTTACCGTGTTCTGGAAGACAATTCAAGCAATCAACTATCTCTCTCATAAAAGGCCTTTGCTGCGGGTTCTCATCCAAGCATTTTTTCGCCAACTTTACAACTTCTTTGGCTCCTTGAATAggataattttcttttaatcgtGCATCCATAAGTGCATGTAAACTTCTCTCCTCTTCAAGAAACTCTCGAGTCAATTCTACAAGACCACCCGGTTTTTCTAACAATAACTCCCTCCATTTTCTTCCAGAAATAAGTTCAACAAGGACAACTCCGAAACTGTATACATCACTTTTAGCGGATACCCTCCCTGcagaagataaaagaaaattgaatggACTAACTCAGAttgagatattttatttttaggtgATAGAATTTCTCAAAGGGAAAAAACAAATTAGGAATTTGGCTGCTGTGAAAGACTCTATAGCATAAGAACAGACAGAATAGGGCATGGTCAAACCAGAGCATTTACTCTTCCTTGTTTCAGAAGATCTTGGCTTGCAGAAGAACATGCAACTATGTAGCATCTGACATTATGTAGGAAAATAACCTACCTGTGCGAAAATACTCTGGTGCAATATATCCCAGTGTTCCAACTACTATATCGGAAATTTCAGATTCATAACCTTCCGGTCCAGCAGTCGCAAGGCCAAAGCCAAAGATTTTTCCGTTATAGTCCTATATCATACAAAATAGATACAAGTAAAGGGTAAAGAAACAAGATGCCAGCAGCCTAATACTAAGAAAATATTAGGTGGGTGTGAATCAAATTTATGGTACGCAACTTACAATAAGAGTTTGGTACAGTCCTGTGGAGCCCATAAAAGTTGTTTATTTTACATTTAAGTTGACATTTGATTGAAAATTGCTCAAGCCGCCTTGGTTTGTGACAAGCGTCTAATGTtgcatttggtttcatagtaggattttaaaatcagtttctgattttgaaaaagagtagtATAAATGAGGCtcacctttgactttgtatgagttatgttgttttgttatggaaaaaagtgatataaataaggcccactctttgactttgtatgagttattttgttttgtagtaggtagagttaagttagaattgtgattctaaaataacacTATGAAACTAAATGGTTTTGCCTGTTTCATCTTTTAGTAAGCAAACAAAGCTGCATTAGCATTGCTCATTTTCTGTTTCACCTGAGAATCAAAATACAGAATAAAGTTGATGTATCCTGAACACATAAAAGACACGCTAGTGCACTAACCGAATCTAACAAAATCTTTGATGGCTTAATGTTGCGATGGATGACAGGTCTCTCACTCCTGTGGAGATAAGCAAGTCCTATTGCAGCATCAATTGCGATCTTCATTCTAACATCCCACGATAGTGGGCTCTGTTCTTCTGCAATGGAGAATCAAAAGGTAGCATTGGTGCATGTTATAGATATTTAAAGAGTTCCAAAAAATTGTCCTGGCATAAATAAAAGGGTAACACGAAAAAGTCAAAAAGCATAAAATCACTTTTTTCCAACCGTTGTTATGTAGAGTATGTTCTATATCACAATTAGAAGAATTgaagaaatttgaaatatatgtcaCTCTCCATACATATAAAAGATCAACGACTAACACAATTACTGATCACCAACTTCTAacctgaaaataaaaattaaagaagaagAGTGGTTGGTGttttacttgaaaataaattatctgCCAGGCTACCACGGGCCATGTACTTGTACATCAGGATCCGATGTTTAGCTTCATAGCAATACCCAATCAGTTGCACCAAATTTGGATGAGAAAGCTTCTCAAAAAGACTGACTTGTGCCTGAAAAGTGAAAGCTCTCAATCTGAACGTGGATTAAGACAAGATATTATTAAAGATCAGACAAGAATTTCAGATGTTCATCATGGTACAATTGGACAAGGTGCTACTATATAAAAGAAACCAAAGAACATTGTGAATGTAAAAAGGGTATGCAGCATCACCTATTGCGGTTTACttccactttttctttcttatagGTCAATTGGGTTAATTGCATAAACACATGCATCAAGCTGGTGTAAACTTCGCATGCAAAAGGACATGAAAGGATTTTTTCTAACTAATAATTCATGTTGAGGATTTAGAAAAGCagaaataagaagaaaattgGGATGACAAAGAGTTAATCAGATCTAGTGATAAGCTAGCATAGCTACGTCCATGAATGGCAGTCCAAAGTCTGAGAATTTCAAACCATCCAGCTAGTAAACATATCTGttcatttgtaattattctCTGTCCCTTGTTCAGTTCTAATGCAAGTATAATGGCAAAATATATCTGCTCTTTACTTAATTTACATAGAAACAGCCATAGAGGTCTTTACGGAATCACAAAGCATGAGCAGGGTCCTAGTAACTTCAAGTTCAATAACAACTCGTAACTGATAATCCATGCGAAAGGTATTCAGGATTCCAGATGACCTACAAGCCAATTGTCCTTGTCTTGATAAAGTCTATCATCACCATCATAAGTCTTCACAGCAACTTGAAGGGGCTCAGAGGCCACTGGCAATTCCTTAGAGATAAACCCCAAAAAGATTCTGTGATGGCCTGCCGAGATACTCTGCTTAAAATTCCCggtaattttcttcattttcttataagTGAACACAGTTATCAGACTTGCAGTCGAATCTGGATATGAGCTCTTGACTTCTTTGGAGTACATCAATGACGGACAACCATCCTTTTCACGTGTCCATAATGGACCGGAAAAATGAAGGCTAGCTGTAAACAAAGATTACACAGGCAGCATCAGATAACTGATAATGATGTCTGAGAAAATGAATAGCAATATCAAATGAAAAACTATGCCGAACTCCACACACCACAATCCACTGCTGACTATCCTGCAATTAGGAAAACAatgtttattttgt is a genomic window containing:
- the LOC116203778 gene encoding uncharacterized protein LOC116203778 isoform X2, which translates into the protein MGNARSRNSELRQSKDSSPDGEEVDEELLSGIRGTRLYSFQELLRATDNFSSNNKIGTGAFGSTYKGALQDGTVIAVKVVSGGSAEGEREFLNEISILARTDHENLVKFYGCCVEANHRILVFDYLKNGDLAQALLCSGPRSINFPWDVRRRICIGIAKGLAFLHDVRIVHRDIKAANVLLDDELNPKISDFGIATFLAPDRSRVTERVVGTMGYLAPEYAMRGLLTLEADTYSFGVLVLEIVSGRRHTSGEGKYILERAWDLHKMGELLSLVDKAIMGDFDREEAYKYLITCLLCTQNDLDLRPDMSTVIDMLTGKKDVSGESLLRPGPPSPHMSPGADEGEMLESDYSYSPGSISSASLHFSGPLWTREKDGCPSLMYSKEVKSSYPDSTASLITVFTYKKMKKITGNFKQSISAGHHRIFLGFISKELPVASEPLQVAVKTYDGDDRLYQDKDNWLAQVSLFEKLSHPNLVQLIGYCYEAKHRILMYKYMARGSLADNLFSKEQSPLSWDVRMKIAIDAAIGLAYLHRSERPVIHRNIKPSKILLDSDYNGKIFGFGLATAGPEGYESEISDIVVGTLGYIAPEYFRTGRVSAKSDVYSFGVVLVELISGRKWRELLLEKPGGLVELTREFLEEERSLHALMDARLKENYPIQGAKEVVKLAKKCLDENPQQRPFMREIVDCLNCLPEHGTSSLVGGLKTVEKVQKVVRSYGSTSQSQAMNLGTQVEDRGTILMQAGLKWTEAPTPEKWLSAEEIYLMQSQVTELPEGPRCQTLKALYLHRNCKLRTIPTSFFEYMPALQVLNLSRTRIKTLPESFFQLFSLKKLFLNHCELLTVLPPKIGELKQLEVLDLHGTEIINLPEEVVKLTNLGCLELSFCGDIKSERNESESNVLFPEGTISALSKLEELSIDVDPEDERWERSIKAIFDEICGLRMLNTLKLYVPYVEHLMNFNLYSMPIDCFKFTVGHHANRIMSRFPQDLQYELEQWDRCLKYVNGVGAPTDIKKVLHHATAFFLDRHATATKLSEFGIENMQQLKCCIIGECNEVRYLLDGFDFSEEESNSEIVSEYTFAGHSLGSLEFLYVYYMKSLKKIFTGPYRKCFCNLKYLTLQTCPQLAIIFTPESLGDLSNLEELTVEDCDVVTSLVTCEDSTAYENSCFLPKLKKMSLHYLPRLVSISHGLRMAPDLELISLCYCPMLSFSIEEVGNKHSTKIKEEESLTLSIISSFESLEGKSVEGDSSKGKSVQKEISQSRGSEEKSIEGDAEPSQSSQGIMEEHIRLSSQLQVKITHIRASQQQRLTSVSSLQPRLAEHSLQPPPVPDAKSIVSNVEESDDGVQLEEVQAEASEREEPPELLQLVEVFTRAVPPRQHCHLEE
- the LOC116203778 gene encoding uncharacterized protein LOC116203778 isoform X3 yields the protein MGNARSRNSELRQSKDSSPDGEEVDEELLSGIRGTRLYSFQELLRATDNFSSNNKIGTGAFGSTYKGALQDGTVIAVKVVSGGSAEGEREFLNEISILARTDHENLVKFYGCCVEANHRILVFDYLKNGDLAQALLCSGPRSINFPWDVRRRICIGIAKGLAFLHDVRIVHRDIKAANVLLDDELNPKISDFGIATFLAPDRSRVTERVVGTMGYLAPEYAMRGLLTLEADTYSFGVLVLEIVSGRRHTSGEGKYILERAWDLHKMGELLSLVDKAIMGDFDREEAYKYLITCLLCTQNDLDLRPDMSTVIDMLTGKKDVSGESLLRPGPPSPHMSPGADEGEMLESDYSYSPGSISSASLHFSGPLWTREKDGCPSLMYSKEVKSSYPDSTASLITVFTYKKMKKITGNFKQSISAGHHRIFLGFISKELPVASEPLQVAVKTYDGDDRLYQDKDNWLAQVSLFEKLSHPNLVQLIGYCYEAKHRILMYKYMARGSLADNLFSKEQSPLSWDVRMKIAIDAAIGLAYLHRSERPVIHRNIKPSKILLDSDYNGKIFGFGLATAGPEGYESEISDIVVGTLGYIAPEYFRTGRVSAKSDVYSFGVVLVELISGRKWRELLLEKPGGLVELTREFLEEERSLHALMDARLKENYPIQGAKEVVKLAKKCLDENPQQRPFMREIVDCLNCLPEHGTSSLVGGLKTVEKVQKVVRSYGSTSQSQAMNLGTQVEDRGTILMQAGLKWTEAPTPEKWLSAEEIYLMQSQVTELPEGPRCQTLKALYLHRNCKLRTIPTSFFEYMPALQVLNLSRTRIKTLPESFFQLFSLKKLFLNHCELLTVLPPKIGELKQLEVLDLHGTEIINLPEEVVKLTNLGCLELSFCGDIKSERNESESNVLFPEGTISALSKLEELSIDVDPEDERWERSIKAIFDEICGLRMLNTLKLYVPYVEHLMNFNLYSMPIDCFKFTVGHHANRIMSRFPQDLQYELEQWDRCLKYVNGVGAPTDIKKVLHHATAFFLDRHATATKLSEFGIENMQQLKCCIIGECNEVRYLLDGFDFSEEESNSEIVSEYTFAGHSLGSLEFLYVYYMKSLKKIFTGPYRKCFCNLKYLTLQTCPQLAIIFTPESLGDLSNLEELTVEDCDVVTSLVTCEDSTAYENSCFLPKLKKMSLHYLPRLVSISHGLRMAPDLELISLCYCPMLSFSIEEVGNKHSTKIKEEESLTLSIISSFESLEGKSVEGDSSKGKSVQKEISQSRGSEEKSIEGDAEPSQSSQGIMEEHIRLSSQLQASQQQRLTSVSSLQPRLAEHSLQPPPVPDAKSIVSNVEESDDGVQLEEVQAEASEREEPPELLQLVEVFTRAVPPRQHCHLEE
- the LOC116203778 gene encoding uncharacterized protein LOC116203778 isoform X5 — encoded protein: MGNARSRNSELRQSKDSSPDGEEVDEELLSGIRGTRLYSFQELLRATDNFSSNNKIGTGAFGSTYKGALQDGTVIAVKVVSGGSAEGEREFLNEISILARTDHENLVKFYGCCVEANHRILVFDYLKNGDLAQALLCSGPRSINFPWDVRRRICIGIAKGLAFLHDVRIVHRDIKAANVLLDDELNPKISDFGIATFLAPDRSRVTERVVGTMGYLAPEYAMRGLLTLEADTYSFGVLVLEIVSGRRHTSGEGKYILERAWDLHKMGELLSLVDKAIMGDFDREEAYKYLITCLLCTQNDLDLRPDMSTVIDMLTGKKDVSGESLLRPGPPSPHMSPGADEGEMLESDYSYSPGSISSASLHFSGPLWTREKDGCPSLMYSKEVKSSYPDSTASLITVFTYKKMKKITGNFKQSISAGHHRIFLGFISKELPVASEPLQVAVKTYDGDDRLYQDKDNWLAQVSLFEKLSHPNLVQLIGYCYEAKHRILMYKYMARGSLADNLFSKEQSPLSWDVRMKIAIDAAIGLAYLHRSERPVIHRNIKPSKILLDSDYNGKIFGFGLATAGPEGYESEISDIVVGTLGYIAPEYFRTGRVSAKSDVYSFGVVLVELISGRKWRELLLEKPGGLVELTREFLEEERSLHALMDARLKENYPIQGAKEVVKLAKKCLDENPQQRPFMREIVDCLNCLPEHGTSSLVGGLKTVEKVQKVVRSYGSTSQSQAMNLGTQVEDRGTILMQAGLKWTEAPTPEKWLSAEEIYLMQSQVTELPEGPRCQTLKALYLHRNCKLRTIPTSFFEYMPALQVLNLSRTRIKTLPESFFQLFSLKKLFLNHCELLTVLPPKIGELKQLEVLDLHGTEIINLPEEVVKLTNLGCLELSFCGDIKSERNESESNVLFPEGTISALSKLEELSIDVDPEDERWERSIKAIFDEICGLRMLNTLKLYVPYVEHLMNFNLYSMPIDCFKFTVGHHANRIMSRFPQDLQYELEQWDRCLKYVNGVGAPTDIKKVLHHATAFFLDRHATATKLSEFGIENMQQLKCCIIGECNEVRYLLDGFDFSEEESNSEIVSEYTFAGHSLGSLEFLYVYYMKSLKKIFTGPYRKCFCNLKYLTLQTCPQLAIIFTPESLGDLSNLEELTVEDCDVVTSLVTCEDSTAYENSCFLPKLKKMSLHYLPRLVSISHGLRMAPDLELISLCYCPMLSFSIEEVGNKHSTKIKEEESLTLSIISSFESLEGKSVEGDSSKGKSVQKEISQSRGSEEKSIEGDAEPSQSSQGIMEEHIRLSSQLQPRLAEHSLQPPPVPDAKSIVSNVEESDDGVQLEEVQAEASEREEPPELLQLVEVFTRAVPPRQHCHLEE